The following are encoded together in the Mesoplodon densirostris isolate mMesDen1 chromosome 2, mMesDen1 primary haplotype, whole genome shotgun sequence genome:
- the NECAP2 gene encoding adaptin ear-binding coat-associated protein 2, whose product MEGGEYESVLCVKPEVHVYRIPPRATNRGYRAAEWQLDQPSWSGRLRITAKGQVAYIKLEDRTSGELFAQAPVDQFPGTAVESVMDSSRYFVIRIEDGNGRRAFIGIGFGDRGDAFDFNVALQDHFKWVKQQCEFAKQAENPDQGPKLDLSFKEGQTIKLNIANMKKKEGAAGTPRARPASTGGLSLLPPPPGGKTSTLIPPPGEQLSVAASIVQPAVAPSSGGATVSWPQPKPAATATADIWGDFTKSTGSTSSQPQPGTGWVQF is encoded by the exons ATGGAGGGAGGCGAGTACGAGTCGGTTCTCTGTGTCAAGCCAGAGGTCCACGTCTACCGCATCCCGCCGCGGGCCACCAACCGTGGTTACAG GGCTGCGGAATGGCAGCTGGACCAGCCATCATGGAGTGGCCGGCTGCGGATCACTGCAAAAGGGCAGGTGGCCTACATCAAGCTGGAGGACAGGACCTCAG GGGAGCTCTTTGCTCAGGCCCCAGTGGATCAGTTTCCAGGCACAGCTGTGGAGAGCGTGATGGATTCCAGCAGGTACTTCGTTATCCGCATCGAAGATGGCAACG GGCGACGGGCGTTTATTGGAATTGGCTTCGGGGACCGAGGTGATGCCTTTGACTTCAATGTTGCCTTGCAGGACCATTTCAA GTGGGTGAAACAGCAGTGTGAATTTGCAAAACAAGCCGAGAACCCAGATCAAGGTCCCAAATTGGACCTAAGCTTCAAGGAGGGCCAGACCATCAAGCTCAACATTGCA AAcatgaagaagaaggaaggagcagCTGGGACTCCCCGAGCCCGGCCCGCCAGCACAGGAGGACTGAgcctgcttccccctcccccaggggggAAAACCTCCACCCTGATCCCTCCCCCTGGGGAGCAGTTGTCTGTGGCGGCATCCATCGTCCAGCCAGCAGTTGCTCCCAGTTCAG GAGGTGCCACTGTGTCCTGGCCACAGCCCAAGCCTGCCGCTACTGCCACCGCCGACATCTGGGGAGACTTCACCAAATCCACAGG GTCGACCTCCAGCCAGCCTCAGCCAGGCACGGGCTGGGTCCAGTTCTGA